A window from Citrus sinensis cultivar Valencia sweet orange chromosome 5, DVS_A1.0, whole genome shotgun sequence encodes these proteins:
- the LOC127902722 gene encoding uncharacterized protein LOC127902722: MNILQNKGFCQKLSRFVMDAAQWYNAHLKVVHLSNDYIPDQDRNLSPGFYFIIQIFNTDELIHPQVRVRIPLNAQEHTFHLKLHEIFFEDSDQDSFLEDLRANLLSTQGLGECAQEILMKTILDEAKAAAHATPYDPECSLVAVGVQLEVVRVIETWEIAILEEGSGLVFGQERCVICLEEFSEGDEVISLQCSHVHHRHCILKWLVTGNNCPTCRFTLPCTTTGSD; encoded by the coding sequence atgaatatattacaaaataaaggATTTTGCCAAAAGCTCTCTCGTTTTGTCATGGATGCTGCTCAATGGTATAATGCCCACCTGAAAGTTGTGCATTTGTCCAATGATTACATACCCGATCAGGACCGAAATTTGTCTCCAGGTTTTTACTTCATAATCCAAATCTTCAACACGGATGAGCTCATACATCCACAGGTCCGAGTCAGGATTCCCTTGAATGCTCAAGAACACACGTTTCATTTGAAGCTTCATGAAATATTCTTCGAAGATAGTGATCAAGATTCATTTCTTGAGGACTTGCGTGCCAACTTGTTAAGTACTCAAGGGCTAGGGGAATGCGCTCaagaaattttgatgaaaaCGATTCTTGATGAAGCAAAAGCGGCGGCTCACGCCACTCCCTACGACCCGGAGTGTAGCTTGGTCGCAGTCGGAGTGCAACTTGAAGTTGTGCGAGTGATTGAAACATGGGAGATAGCGATTCTTGAAGAAGGTTCGGGTTTGGTTTTTGGACAAGAACGGTGTGTTATTTGTTTAGAAGAGTTCTCGGAAGGAGATGAAGTTATTAGCTTGCAATGCTCGCATGTTCATCACCGGCATTGCATCCTCAAGTGGCTTGTGACAGGCAACAACTGCCCAACGTGCCGGTTCACGCTGCCTTGCACGACCACCGGATCAGATTGA